From a single Lolium rigidum isolate FL_2022 chromosome 7, APGP_CSIRO_Lrig_0.1, whole genome shotgun sequence genomic region:
- the LOC124669532 gene encoding probable flavin-containing monooxygenase 1 codes for MEKKRVAIIGAGVSGLAACKHLLERGCRPVVFEADTLLGGVWARTPDCTSLQSERAMYQYSDFPWPDSVTEMFPNCRQVADYLNAYAHHFGVLDCVRFRHRVVGMEYVGVGEEEVAAWEEWAGCGEAFGDGVGEWRLAVSDADGHVETHVADFVVFCIGRFSGVPNIPTFPPGKGPEAFDGQVIHTMDYSKMGTKKANEMLKGNRVTVIGYLKSALDVAAECAELNGTEHPCTMVVRTKHWIFPNYYAWGFPISYLYLNRFSEFLIHKPGEGFLLSLVATTLTPLRWLFSKFAESYYSIPMKKHDMVPEHSLFEALVTCLIAITPKDHYKRLDEGSIILKKSKTFTFCKEGVLVEGESSPIKSDVVIFGTGFKGDQKMKDMFVSEYFQSIAVGPTSSTLPLYRECIHPKIPQLAVLGYSESLANLYTSEIRAKWLAHFLDGGFRLPSVKSMQSDILEWEKFMKRYSRGYFRRSCIGVLHIWYNDLLCKDMGCNPKRKKGFFADLFDVYGPSDYINLHPK; via the exons atggagaagaagagggtGGCCATCATCGGCGCCGGCGTGAGCGGTCTGGCGGCGTGCAAGCACCTGCTGGAGCGCGGCTGCCGGCCCGTCGTCTTCGAGGCGGACACGCTCCTCGGCGGCGTGTGGGCGCGGACGCCGGACTGCACCTCGCTGCAGTCTGAGCGGGCCATGTACCAGTACTCGGACTTTCCGTGGCCGGACTCCGTCACCGAGATGTTCCCCAACTGCCGCCAGGTCGCCGACTACCTCAACGCCTATGCGCACCACTTCGGCGTGCTCGACTGCGTCAGGTTCCGGCATCGTGTCGTAGGGATGGAGTATGTGGGTGTCggcgaggaggaggtggcggcgtgggaggagtgggcagGGTGCGGCGAGGCGTTTGGGGATGGCGTCGGCGAGTGGCGGCTCGCGGTGTCTGACGCTGACGGCCACGTTGAG ACACACGTGGCAGACTTTGTGGTTTTCTGCATCGGGAGGTTTAGTGGTGTGCCCAACATACCCACCTTTCCTCCGGGGAAAGGTCCGGAAGCATTTGATGGACAGGTGATCCACACCATGGATTACTCCAAAATGGGCACCAAGAAAGCTAACGAGATGTTGAAGGGCAATCGTGTGACTGTCATTGGCTACCTGAAATCAGCGCTCGATGTTGCCGCTGAATGTGCAGAACTAAATG GTACTGAACATCCATGTACAATGGTAGTCCGAACAAAGCATTGGATCTTTCCGAACTACTATGCCTGGGGATTCCCAATATCGTATTTGTATCTAAATCGCTTCTCTGAATTCCTTATTCACAAGCCTGGTGAAGGCTTCCTCCTAAGCCTCGTAGCCACCACCTTGACACCATTG AGGTGGCTATTCTCGAAGTTTGCTGAGAGCTACTACTCCATTCCCATGAAGAAGCATGACATGGTGCCTGAGCATAGCCTTTTTGAGGCCCTAGTGACATGCTTGATTGCCATTACACCCAAGGACCATTACAAGAGACTAGATGAAGGCAGCATTATTCTGAAGAAGTCAAAGACATTTACCTTCTGCAAGGAAGGTGTGCTTGTTGAAGGCGAGTCTTCACCGATAAAGAGCGACGTAGTTATCTTCGGAACAGGGTTCAAGGGGGATCAGAAGATGAAGGACATGTTTGTATCTGAATATTTTCAGAGTATTGCAGTCGGACCAACATCCTCAACGTTACCACTCTATAG GGAGTGTATACATCCTAAGATTCCACAACTCGCGGTCCTTGGTTACTCCGAGAGCTTGGCGAACCTCTACACTTCAGAAATTCGGGCCAAGTGGCTGGCACATTTCCTGGATGGTGGATTCAGATTACCAAGTGTTAAATCAATGCAGAGTGATATTCTTGAGTGGGAGAAATTCATGAAACGCTACTCTCGCGGCTACTTCCGCAGGTCCTGTATAGGGGTTCTTCATATCTGGTATAATGATCTACTATGCAAGGACATGGGATGCAACCCTAAAAGGAAGAAGGGCTTTTTCGCTGACTTGTTTGACGTCTATGGTCCCAGCGATTATATTAATCTTCACCCTAAGTAA